TCGTCGTCGCGATCGGCACGCTGCTCGTCGGTGGTGACGGTGGGTTCCTGCCCGTGCTCGTCCTGGTGGTCGCGGCGACGATCGGGATGGTGCTCGGCGACGTCGCGCTCTGGTACCTGGCGCGGACGGTCGACCTCGGCTCGCGGTCGTGGTTCAGCCGGCCGAAGGTCAGGAAGGCGCGGGAGTCGATCGACGCCAGGTACCGGAAGGCCCCCGGACGCATCGCCGTCCTCGGCCGCTTCATCCCGATGGGGCGCCTCACGACGAACCTGGTCGGTGCGGACAGCGGGCTCGACCTCCGGCGCTTCCTGGTCAGCTGCCTCGTCGCCGACGTGGTGTGGGCGGCCTACTGCGTGGGGATCGCGGCGGCCACCGGGCACTGGAGCCGGGAGCAGCCGTTCCTCGTGACGACCCTCGCGGTGGTCGCGTCGATCCTGCTCGGCCTCGCGATCTCCGCGGTCGAGAAGGCCGTGCGGCGCCGCGCCGAGGCCGCTGCGACCGCCTGACGCCGTAGCGTGGAGGGCACCGTCCGAAGGAGGACCCGTGTCGAGCCTCACCGAACTCGTCCCCGACCCCGACGCCGTCGAGCGCCTCGCGACCGGCAGCACCTGGGCCGAGGGACCGTGCTGGATCCCGTCCGACCGGACGGTCCGCTGGTCGGACATCCCGGGCGACCGGATCCTCGAGTGGCACCAGGAGACCGGCGGTACGACCGTGTACGCGTCGGACGTCGAGTTCACGAACGGCCGCACGCTGGACCGCGACGGCTCCGTCGTGCAGTGCTCGCACGGGCGGCGACGCGTCGAGCGCGACCGGGGCGGCGTCGTCACCGCGGTCGTCGACGGCTGGGCGGACGGTCGGTTGAACTCGCCGAACGACGTCGTCGTCACGCGGGACGGCACGATCTGGTTCACCGACCCGGCCTACGGCATCACCCAGCCGCGTGAGGGACACCCGGGCGAGCGGGAGTACGGCGACCACTGGGTGTTCCGGTGCGGACCGGACGGCGAGGACCTGCGCCCCGTGGTGCTCGACGTCGACGAACCGAACGGTCTCGCGTTCTCGCCCGACGAGCGCGTGCTCCACGTCGCCAGCTCGTCCGCCCACGAGCCGGTCATCCGCGCCTACGACGTCGACGGCCACCGCGTGAAGAACGGCCGGGTGTTCGCCCGGCTCGGCGAGGGCGAGGGCGTGCCGGACGGCATCCGGGTCGACGTCCACGGCAACGTGTGGTCCTCGACCCACCGGGGCGTGACGGTCTTCGCACCCGACGGCGCCCGCATCGGCGACGTCGCCGTGCCCGAGGTCGTGTCGAACCTGTGCTTCGGCGGCGACGACGGCACGACGCTCTTCGTGACCGCGACGACCTCGCTGTACCGCATCGCGACGACGACGCGGGACGCCGCTGCCGTATCCTGACCCGGCCATGCAGTGCGACTACTTCGACCGGGGGGTGTGCCGCTCGTGCACACTCATGGGACAGCCCTACGGCGACCAGGTGCTCGACAAGGAGATCCGCACGCGGGAACTCCTGCGGGACGCCGTCGAGGCCGCAGGGGGCCCGGGGGCGGTCGAGTGGTTGCCCGCGATCACGAGCCCGGAGTCCGGGTACCGCAACAAGGCGAAGATGGTCGTCGGCGGCACGGTCCAGCGCCCCACGGTGGGGATCCTCGACCACCGGCAGCGCGGCGTGGACCTGCGGCACTGCGGCATCTGCACGCCGGGCATCCGACGGGCGCTCCCGGTCCTGGCGGACTTCGTCGCCGACACGGGGCTGATCCCGTACGACGTGGCCGCACGTCGGGGCGAGCTCAAGTTCGTGCTCGTGACCGAGTCCCCGGACGGCGAGCTCATGGTGCGCTTCGTGCTGCGCTCCGAAGGGCAGCTGCCACGACTGCGTGAGCGCCTCGACGACCTGCGGCGGGTCCTGCCCGAGGCGGTCGTGGTCACCGCGAACCTGCTCCCGGAGCACAAGGCCGTCACCGAGGGGGAACGCGAGGTCGTGCTGACCGAGCAGGAGACGCTGCCGATGCGGTTCGGCTCGATCGCGATGCACCTCCGACCGCAGAGCTTCTTCCAGACGAACACGAGCGTCGCGAGCCAGCTGTACGACCAGGCGTCGGCCTGGATCGACGAGGTCGGGCCGGCCTCGATGTGGGACCTGTACTGCGGTGTCGGCGGGTTCGCCCTGCACGCAGCGCGCGCGGGTCGTGCCGTCACGGGGATCGAGACGAGCCGGGAGGCGATCCGCTCCGCGAAGCAGTCCGCGCGCGAGGCGGGGCTGACCGACGTCCGCTTCGCCGCCGACGACGCGACGGAGCACGCCCTCCGGGCCCGACCGGACGCGCTGCCCGAGCTGGTGGTGGTGAACCCGCCGCGCCGGGGCATCGGCGAGACGCTCGCGACCTGGCTCGAGGAGTCCGAGGTCGAGCACGTCGTCTACTCGAGCTGCAACCCGGTCACCCTCGCGAAGGACCTCGCGCGCATGCCGTCGCTCCGCCTGCGGCGGGCGCGCGTGCTCGACATGTTCCCGCAGACCGGCCACCTCGAGGCCGTGACGCTGCTGTCCAGGCGCTGACCAGGACGCGACCAGCCAGCGGTCGGGAGGCTCGCTGCGAGGCCGCCACGGGCCTCCCGTCCGCAGCATTGCCAGGAAACTGCCAAGGTCACGTACCCGGGTACAGACCGATTCGCATGCCCATGGTGATCGGGGCACTCAGGAAGACCGGTGGGGGACATAGCACTCACGGGTAGAACTCATTGTCTCGGTTTGATAACAGTCACGAATTTCCTATGGTTGCCGACCAGCGCCACCGGCACGAGACCACTGCCCCCGGCGGCGCACCCCACAACATGACCGCGATCGGTCGGGACGGGCAGTGGCGACCGGGTCCGCTCAGGCGGGCGCCAGGTCCGTGGTCCCGGTGGAGCGATCAACCATGAAGAAGCTTTCCCGTACCCGCACCATCGTCGGTGGCCTGGCCTTCGCCGGCATCGCCGCGACCGGTGTCGGCCTGGCGGCAGCGCCCGCGAACGCCGCATCCGGTTCGACCTGGGACGCCCTCGCACAGTGCGAGTCCGGTGGCAACTGGGCCATCAACACCGGCAACGGCTACTACGGTGGCCTGCAGTTCAACCTCGGCACCTGGCAGGCGAACGGCGGCGCCGGCAACCCGGCCTCCGCGAGCCGCGAGGCCCAGATCGCCGTCGCCGAGCGCGTCCTCGCGTCCCAGGGCTGGGGTGCATGGCCGGCCTGCTCCGCGAAGCTCGGACTGAGCGGGACCACGGGTGCCGCTCCGCAGGCCGCCGCTCCGGCCCCTGCCGCGCCGCAGCAGGCTGCACCGCAGCAGGCCGCGCCGCAGCAGGCTGCACCGAAGGCGACCACGCCGGCCGCACCGAAGGCGACCACGCAGGCCGCTCCGAAGGCGGCCGTGTCGAGCAAGCCGGCCGCGGTCGCGACGAGCGGCAAGACGTACACGATCGAGTCGGGCGACACGCTCGACAAGATCGCGACGAAGCTGAACATCGACGGTGGCTACATGAAGCTGTGGGCCGCGAACACATCGACGATCGACGACGCGAACCTGATCTACGCCGGCCAGGAGCTCCAGCTCCCCGCCTGATCGACCTCCCGATCCGACACGAGACCCCCGTGGCACCTGCCGCGGGGGTCTCGTGCTGTCCGGGACTCGCCGGCGCGACCGTCAGCTCGGGCGATCCTCGAGCCACCGCTGCAGGTCGTCGGACCGCAGGGCGCTCGAGATCGCGGCGCGGTCGTGGTCGTCCAACCGGACGAACGACTGGCCGTCGGGGGTCGTCCCGCTGCCCGCGGTCGGCATCGTGAACGTGACCAGGTCGTCCGGTCGGACCCCGCGCAGGGACCACCCGAGACGGACGATCGTCGCCGCGTCGAGCCCGGGGTCCACCGCCAGGTGCTCGCTCGTCGCGGTGACGAACTCCTGCAGTCGCCCCGGGTGCGTCAGGGTGCCGCGCGACAGGGCCTGGTCGAACACCCCGCGCAGGAACGCCTGCTGGTTCCGGACGCGTGTGTGGTCGGCGTCGGCGAACGCGTACCGCTCCCGCACGAAGGCCAGGGCCTGTTCGCCGTCGAGCCGGTTCGCACCGCTGACGAAGTGGTGGCCCCGCGCCGTGAAGTCCTGCGGTGACTGCACCGTCACGCCGCCCAGTGCGTCCGTCATGTCGGCGAACCCGGCGAGGTCGACCTCGGCGACGTGGTCGATCCGGACGTCGAGCAGCTGCTCGACCGTCTGCACCGTGAGCGGGATGCCGCCCCAGGAGTACGCGGCGTTGATCTTGGCCCGGCCGTGGCCGGGGACCTCGACCCACGAGTCGCGCATGATCGACATGAGGTACACGTGGCGGCGGTCGGCGGGCACGTGGGCGAGCATCAGCGTGTCCGACCGCCCGCCGGCGGTCTGGTCGCCGTCGGCCAGTCCGGCCCGCGAGTCGGAGCCGATGAGCAGGATGTCCTCGGCGCCGCCGGAAGGTGCGGGCCGGTCGCCGGCGGGGAAGGGGTCCGCGATCGCCTCGGTGTGGTCGTCGAAGCTCCGGGTCAGACTGCCGACGAAGACCGCTGCGACGACCGCGAGCAGGGTGGCGATGCCGACCAGGGTGCCGGTGGTGGCGACCAGCGCGACGAGCGCGGGGTGCCTGCGCCGCCTCCGGGCCGTTCTTGCTGTTGCTGCTGCCGCGGCTCGGGCGGCGCGACGCTCGGACATCGGGACTCCTCGGGTCGGGTCGGCCCTGCGCCGACCCGGAGAGTCTACAGCATTTGGTATTTCAGTGTCACGAGCGGTGCAGCACGCCGGTCAGCTGCCGGCGGAGCTCCGCGTCCTCGGGGAGGACCTCCCGCTCGATGTGCTGTGCGGTCTCCCATGCGCGGCGACCCTCGTCGGTGACGGACACCACGCGACGCCGGCGGTCCTCCGGGTGGGCGGTCCGCTCGACCAGACCGTCCCGTTCGGCCCGCTCGAGGGTCCGCGACATGGTCTGGGGCTGCACGCGAGCGGTCCTGGCGATGGTGTCCGCGCCCGTCGGGCCGGTCCGCAGCAGGATGTCGATCGCGACGAGGGCGGCGTGGGTCAGCCCGATCGCCCGGAGTCGCTCGTCCCACTCCCGCTCGACGGCACGCGCCGCGGCGGAGAGCAGGCGTCCGAGCGGCCACTGCTCCGCGGGTTCGTGCATGATCGGAGTCTACGGGCGGGTCCTCCGGGCGGCGTCGACACGGAGATAGTCAGCATGCTGACGATCGGTGTACGCTCACCGACGTGTCCCGGTTCCTCCGCATCGTCCTGCCCGCGCTCGTCATCCTCGTCTGGCTCGTCGTGGCCGGCGTCGGCGGTCCCGTCTTCGGGAAGATCTCCGAGGTCGCCACGAACGACCAGACGTCGTTCCTGCCGGCCTCGGCCGACGCGACGAAGGTGCAGGAGCGTGCCGCCGACTTCCGACAGGCCTCGGGGGCACCCGCCATCGTCGTCCTCGACCGCGACGGCGGCCTGACGCCCGACGACCTCGCTGCGGCCCGTCGGATCGCCGACACCATCGGCGAGCGCGACGACGTGCAGGGCACGAGCCCCGTGATCACGAGCGAGGACGGCGACGCCGCCGAGATCGTCGCGACACTGACCGAGGACGCGGAGACCGGAGACGCCATCTCGGCCATCCGGGCCACGGTGGACGAGGCGCTGCCCGCCGGCGTCTCCGGGTACGTCACCGGTCCGGCGGGCTTCACGGCCGACCTGACCGAGGCGTTCGCGGGCATCGACGGCCTGCTGCTCGGGGTGGCACTCGCCGCCGTGTTCGTCATCCTGATCGTGGTCTACCGGTCGCCGCTGCTGCCGTTCCTGGTGCTCGGGACGGCGACCTTCGCCCTGTGCGCCTCGATCCTCGTGGTGTACGCCCTGGCGAAGGCGGGGGTCGTGACGGTCAACGGGCAGGTGCAGGGCATCCTGTCGATCCTCGTGATCGGCGCCGCGACGGACTACGCGCTCCTCTACACGGCGCGCTACCGCGAGGCACTGCGCGAGCACCGCACCGGCTGGGAGGCGACCCGGGCCGCTCTCCGCGGCGCGTTCGAGCCGATCGTCGCCTCGGGCGGGACCGTCATCGTCGGGGTGCTCTGCCTGCTCCTGTCGGACCTCAACTCGAACAAGGCGCTCGGGCCGGTCGCCGCGATCGGGATCGCCTTCAGCCTGCTCGCCGCCCTCACCCTGCTGCCCGCCCTGCTGCTGGCGTTCCGTCGGGCGGCGTTCTGGCCCCTGCGCCCGGCCTTCGGCTCCGGTGGCCGCCCGGCCACCGGTCCGGACGCGACCGGACTGTGGGCGCGGGTGGGGCACCTCGTCGCGCGTCGGTCCCGCACGGTCTGGATCGTCTGCACCGTGGCGCTCCTGGCGATGGGCAGCGGCCTCGTCGGGCTCCGTGCCGACGGCGTCCCGCAGAGCGACCTGGTGATCGGGTCGTCCCAGGCGCGGGACGGCCAGCGGGTCCTCGCCGACCACTTCCCCGGGGGTTCCGGCAGCCCGGCCCAGGTCATCGGCGCCGAGCGTGACCTGGACGCCCTCGTCGACGCCGTCCGCTCGGTCCGCGGGGTCGACGGGGTGGTGGCCGCCTCCACCGACTCGCCCTCGGGGACCGTCCCCGTGGGGTCGGACGCCGCCGCCCGGACCGCCCCGGGCACGGCGGAGCCGACGGTGTCGCGCGGGGACGTCCTGCTCGAGGCCACGCTCGCCGACCCCGCCGACTCGAGCGCCGCCGAACGGACCGTCCGCGACCTCCGCGTCGCCGTCGAGCGGGTGGACCCCGACGCGGTCGTGGGTGGCGTCACGGCGACCGCCGTCGACACGAACGACACCGGCATCCGCGACCGCTCGGTCATCATCCCCGTGGTGCTCGCGGTCATCCTGCTGATCCTCGTGCTGCTGCTCCGCAGCGTGGTCGCCCCGCTGGTCCTCGTCGGCAGTGTCGTGGTGTCCTTCGCGGCCGCACTCGGCGTCGGCGCACTGGTGTTCGACCACGTGTTCCACTTCCCCGGGGTCGACCCGTCCGTCCCGCTGTACGCGTTCGTGTTCCTCGTGGCGCTCGGCGTCGACTACAACATCTTCCTCATGACCCGGGTGCGCGAGGAGTCCCTGCGGCACGGCCCGCGTGAGGGTGTCCTGCGCGGGCTCGCGGCCACCGGGGGAGTCATCACCTCGGCGGGCATCGTGCTGGCCGCGACCTTCGCGGCGCTCGGCGTCATCCCGATCCTGTTCCTGGCGCAGATCGCCTTCGTGGTGGCGTTCGGCGTCCTGCTCGACACCGTCGTGGTCCGGTCGCTGCTCGTCCCCGCGCTCGTGATCGACCTGGGGCGCCGGGCGTGGTGGCCGTCGCGCCTCTCGCGCGCAGCGCGTCACATGTGACACGCTGGTGGCATGCCAGTTCCCTCCACGCAGCCGGCCGCAGAGCGCAAGCTGCTCCGTGACACCGTGCAGGACAAGATCCGCGACGCGATCATGGACGGCACGCTCGAACCGGGCGAACGACTGAACGACGACGACCTCATCGCGTGGCTCGGCGTCTCCAGGACCCCGATCCGTGAAGCACTGGCGGAACTCGCACGGGCCGGACTCATCGAGATGGCGCC
The sequence above is drawn from the Curtobacterium sp. MR_MD2014 genome and encodes:
- a CDS encoding DedA family protein, producing MDAAQEMVLQLVGTPWAFLVVGLVLAAGSVAVFLPSQALVVAIGTLLVGGDGGFLPVLVLVVAATIGMVLGDVALWYLARTVDLGSRSWFSRPKVRKARESIDARYRKAPGRIAVLGRFIPMGRLTTNLVGADSGLDLRRFLVSCLVADVVWAAYCVGIAAATGHWSREQPFLVTTLAVVASILLGLAISAVEKAVRRRAEAAATA
- a CDS encoding SMP-30/gluconolactonase/LRE family protein, with the translated sequence MSSLTELVPDPDAVERLATGSTWAEGPCWIPSDRTVRWSDIPGDRILEWHQETGGTTVYASDVEFTNGRTLDRDGSVVQCSHGRRRVERDRGGVVTAVVDGWADGRLNSPNDVVVTRDGTIWFTDPAYGITQPREGHPGEREYGDHWVFRCGPDGEDLRPVVLDVDEPNGLAFSPDERVLHVASSSAHEPVIRAYDVDGHRVKNGRVFARLGEGEGVPDGIRVDVHGNVWSSTHRGVTVFAPDGARIGDVAVPEVVSNLCFGGDDGTTLFVTATTSLYRIATTTRDAAAVS
- the rlmC gene encoding 23S rRNA (uracil(747)-C(5))-methyltransferase RlmC, whose protein sequence is MQCDYFDRGVCRSCTLMGQPYGDQVLDKEIRTRELLRDAVEAAGGPGAVEWLPAITSPESGYRNKAKMVVGGTVQRPTVGILDHRQRGVDLRHCGICTPGIRRALPVLADFVADTGLIPYDVAARRGELKFVLVTESPDGELMVRFVLRSEGQLPRLRERLDDLRRVLPEAVVVTANLLPEHKAVTEGEREVVLTEQETLPMRFGSIAMHLRPQSFFQTNTSVASQLYDQASAWIDEVGPASMWDLYCGVGGFALHAARAGRAVTGIETSREAIRSAKQSAREAGLTDVRFAADDATEHALRARPDALPELVVVNPPRRGIGETLATWLEESEVEHVVYSSCNPVTLAKDLARMPSLRLRRARVLDMFPQTGHLEAVTLLSRR
- a CDS encoding LysM peptidoglycan-binding domain-containing protein: MKKLSRTRTIVGGLAFAGIAATGVGLAAAPANAASGSTWDALAQCESGGNWAINTGNGYYGGLQFNLGTWQANGGAGNPASASREAQIAVAERVLASQGWGAWPACSAKLGLSGTTGAAPQAAAPAPAAPQQAAPQQAAPQQAAPKATTPAAPKATTQAAPKAAVSSKPAAVATSGKTYTIESGDTLDKIATKLNIDGGYMKLWAANTSTIDDANLIYAGQELQLPA
- a CDS encoding LCP family protein, with the translated sequence MSERRAARAAAAATARTARRRRRHPALVALVATTGTLVGIATLLAVVAAVFVGSLTRSFDDHTEAIADPFPAGDRPAPSGGAEDILLIGSDSRAGLADGDQTAGGRSDTLMLAHVPADRRHVYLMSIMRDSWVEVPGHGRAKINAAYSWGGIPLTVQTVEQLLDVRIDHVAEVDLAGFADMTDALGGVTVQSPQDFTARGHHFVSGANRLDGEQALAFVRERYAFADADHTRVRNQQAFLRGVFDQALSRGTLTHPGRLQEFVTATSEHLAVDPGLDAATIVRLGWSLRGVRPDDLVTFTMPTAGSGTTPDGQSFVRLDDHDRAAISSALRSDDLQRWLEDRPS
- a CDS encoding MarR family winged helix-turn-helix transcriptional regulator — protein: MHEPAEQWPLGRLLSAAARAVEREWDERLRAIGLTHAALVAIDILLRTGPTGADTIARTARVQPQTMSRTLERAERDGLVERTAHPEDRRRRVVSVTDEGRRAWETAQHIEREVLPEDAELRRQLTGVLHRS
- a CDS encoding MMPL family transporter is translated as MSRFLRIVLPALVILVWLVVAGVGGPVFGKISEVATNDQTSFLPASADATKVQERAADFRQASGAPAIVVLDRDGGLTPDDLAAARRIADTIGERDDVQGTSPVITSEDGDAAEIVATLTEDAETGDAISAIRATVDEALPAGVSGYVTGPAGFTADLTEAFAGIDGLLLGVALAAVFVILIVVYRSPLLPFLVLGTATFALCASILVVYALAKAGVVTVNGQVQGILSILVIGAATDYALLYTARYREALREHRTGWEATRAALRGAFEPIVASGGTVIVGVLCLLLSDLNSNKALGPVAAIGIAFSLLAALTLLPALLLAFRRAAFWPLRPAFGSGGRPATGPDATGLWARVGHLVARRSRTVWIVCTVALLAMGSGLVGLRADGVPQSDLVIGSSQARDGQRVLADHFPGGSGSPAQVIGAERDLDALVDAVRSVRGVDGVVAASTDSPSGTVPVGSDAAARTAPGTAEPTVSRGDVLLEATLADPADSSAAERTVRDLRVAVERVDPDAVVGGVTATAVDTNDTGIRDRSVIIPVVLAVILLILVLLLRSVVAPLVLVGSVVVSFAAALGVGALVFDHVFHFPGVDPSVPLYAFVFLVALGVDYNIFLMTRVREESLRHGPREGVLRGLAATGGVITSAGIVLAATFAALGVIPILFLAQIAFVVAFGVLLDTVVVRSLLVPALVIDLGRRAWWPSRLSRAARHM